A region of Labeo rohita strain BAU-BD-2019 chromosome 2, IGBB_LRoh.1.0, whole genome shotgun sequence DNA encodes the following proteins:
- the gng5 gene encoding guanine nucleotide-binding protein G(I)/G(S)/G(O) subunit gamma-5 codes for MSGSSNIVAMKKIVQQLRFEANINRVKVSQAAAELQQFCIQNALQDPLLTGVSSSTNPFRTQKVCSFL; via the exons ATGTCGGGCTCATCAAACATTGTTGCGATGAAGAAAATCGTTCAGCAATTGCGCTTCGAAGCAAACATCAACAGAGTAAAG GTTTCCCAGGCGGCTGCAGAGCTTCAGCAGTTCTGCATTCAGAACGCCTTACAAGATCCTCTGCTGACCGGTGTGTCTTCAAGCACCAACCCCTTCAGGACACAGAAGGTTTGCTCCTTCTTGTGA